The genomic DNA GAACACGCAGAATCGGGGAGTCGGAATTCGGTGGTAACTTAAGATCTGTTTGCTGAGAACCTTGTCGTGTGCCAGCATCAGTCCGCGCGGATTGCAGCCTGTGAACTTTTGCTGGATCAGCACCAGGTAGCTTACGATGTGAGAGTCAAACACCGGCACACCGCGGAATTCCTCAAGCAGATTGAACACGATGTGCGGCTTTTGTTCGGTGATACTTCGGCGCATGACGCCCAGATCGTCACTAACGCCGACCGGATGTGCATCATGGCCCATTTCGCGAAGCGTATGCAGAACATCGAACTCGGTCTTCCATTCCAGGATTTCTTCGTCCGTGTAGCCTTCCATGGAATCAGGCGGAACCAGATCGGCATGGACCAGAACGACAATCCGCAACGGTCTCATAACGCCACCTTGTGGTAGCCATCCTTGAGGCAGTTCATGATCTGAACTGTCAGCATAACGAGCGCTTCCTGACGGGTCTTCGTTGGTGACTTATCAACTCGCAGGCCTAATTCGCGGCAACGCTGAATGATCTCTCGAAGGATTTCGTCGACCGTGTACTGATACTGCCCCGTCCAGTCGGCGATGTGACGACGGAACTCCGCGCGATTCTGTTGCAGAAAGACTGCGGCCGACGGCTTGTTACGATGACGGGGTGCGTTCGAGAACAATCGAAGCAGCTCGCAGTCGTAAAACGTATTCTGCTCAATCCCGTAGTAATCCCGCCGCGCGGAGTAGTGTTCGCCCAGAGTCTTGCGAATGGTCTTGATGGGATCAATCTGTTGTCGTGATGAAAGCTGGGGCTTCGAATGCCCAATTTCCTGCATCAGATCATCTACATACTGCAGCTTTTTCAGTGCGGGCCAGCCCTTATATCTTTGTTTCCAGCCCGATCTGGGCTTGAGCCAGACGGCAAAGGTTTCGGCAAAATCTTCCGCAGGATGACTTTGAGCGTACCATTTGTCGAAATGCCGGACATAGCTGCGGCTGTAAGGACGCGGCTGGTAGAGTTTTGGATAGGGAGCCGACCGTTTCCCAAAGAGCTGCTGCCAGCGTTTCCGGCGAGACAGGCGGTAGGCAGTATCAATCGTATGCCCTGCCTCGTGGCGCAGAATACGCATACAGGTTTCTTCGGTGCCGCCCTCGACCTCGAGCATTTGTTTTTTTTCGAGTCGAGACAGTCGCGGATGCAACAGATAGAACGGGATCGCAATTCCCGGGATTCCATCCGGGGAAAACCATTCATCAGAGACCCAGCAGTGTGGCCGAAAATCAATTCCCCGAGACTCCAATTCCTCATAAAGCCGTTCGATACGTGGCTCAAGAACGGTTCCCTGGAGGCGGATCCCCAGATTGCACATGCGCATCTTCAGTAAACGCTCGTCGCTGTACGTAGCCCACGAACAATTTGCTGGATCGCCGGATTCTGACTGGGGCGGTGTATTTCGTTCAGGCATCGCAAAATCTCTCAGCCTGCGTGGCACCATGATGGAAGTCTGGGTACTTGCGCAGGTCGTATTCTGAAGACATTGTTCAACAGTTCAATGCAATTCACGGTGATCGCAGTGAAACCTGAGAACTCGGACGACCCGAAATGCCGGTCTTCTGGACACCATCGGCACTTTCGTGCAGTGCTCGCCAGCCGATCAGGCGGCATCTTTTTCCATCAACGGGTCACTTCGATTGAGTTTCTGCGGCAATCGCAGAAAATGCCCGCATGGCTGTCGAACAATTCACGATGCGGGTTTTGCATGGCAGCCTCAGAAAGAACTCCCTGATTCAGACTGTTGAAACATCTCCACTCGCGACGGTTTTCGATTTTGACTTCCGTTTGTGATTCTTCCTGAAGGACGTTCCATGACAATCTCATGTCCACCGAAATCGATGATCAGCAGCTCAGGACATCGCATGAAAAACATAGTCTCAGAGTGCCGACGCATTCTCACTTTTGCCGGGATCGTCGTCCTCTTCCTGGCGTCCGTGTGCCCTTCGCATCACGCCCCCGCAGTGGCAGACGAGGGCATGTGGTTGTTTACGGACCTTCCCAAAGAGTACCTGAAAACAACATACGGTTTCGAGCCCAGCGATGAGTGGGCGAAGGAGCTGATGATGTCGTGTGTGCGATTCAACATCGGTGGATCGGGCTCGTTTGTCTCGAGCAACGGGCTTGTGCTGACCAATCATCACGTGGGTTCTGACACTCTGTACAAATTGTCGACCCCTGAACGAAACATCATGGAAAACGGGTTTCTTGCGAAAACGACCGAAGAAGAGCTCAAGGCGCCGGACCTGGAGCTCAATCAACTGGTGGCCATCAAAGACGTGACTGCAGAAGTCAACGCGTCTGTGACCACAGACATGTCGACCGAAGATGCGGTTGCGGCGCGCCGAGCCGTGATCGCCGACATCGAAAAGAATGCGCTGGATGCCTCCGGGCTTCGCAGCAACGTGGTCACGCTGTTTGGCGGTGCTCGGTACCATCTTTACCAGTACCGGAAGTACACGGACGTGCGACTTGTCTGGGCTCCTGAAACCTCTGCCGCATTCTTTGGCGGCGACGCAGACAATTTCGAATATCCTCGTTTTTGCCTGGACGCGTGTATTTTTCGTGTCTACGACAATGGAAAACCAGCGACGACCAGCCACTTTCTCAAATGGTCCGCCAATGGCCCCGAAGAAAATGAACTGGTCTTCGTGTCCGGAAACCCGGCCCGCACAAATCGCATCTACACAACCGCTGCACTTCGTTATCAGCGAGATCACTACATGCCATATGTGCTGAACAGTTTGCGTCGCACAGAAATTGTCCTGCAACAATTTGGACTCCGCAGCACCGAGAATGCCCGTCGTGCCAGAGAAGATCTGTTTGGAATCCAGAATTCCAGGAAGGCCCGACTGGGCATGCTGGGTGGTCTGCAGGACCCGGCAACGTTCGCAATGAAAACCGCTGCCGAGAAAGCGCTTCTGGAAAAGATTAACTCAGATGATCAACTGAAACCACTAGCAGAAGCCTGGAAGACGATCGAAGAAACGTCAGCACAAAGAGCAAAACTGCTTGGTCAGGAAATCTCTCTGCGTTCGCAGTTGTTTGGCATTGCCGAGACGCTCGTTGAAATGATTGAGGAAGATCAGAAACCGTCGGCGAAGCGTCTACCGGAGTATGCAGATGCTGGTCGAGAATCTCTGTTGCAGCAACTGTATTCAGAAGCCCCCATTTATGAAGACCTCGAGCAGGTCTTGCTGGCCGATTCCATCGCTCGAACGCTGGAACTGCGTGGTGCTGATGACGAGCTTTGTCAGCAAATTCTGGCTGGCAAGAGTCCCGCGGATCGAGCGGCGGAATTGGTGCGTGGAACAAAACTGAAAGATGTTGCTCAGAGGAAGGCGGCTGTATCCGCTGGAATCAATGGCCTGCAGGCGAGCGAGGATCCCCTGATTCAACTGGCACGCACTGTGTTGCCTGAAATCCATCGTGTGCGAAAGATCAACGATGAGATCGCTGAGAAAGAAAAACAGGCCTATGCAAAGATTGCAGAAGCCCGATTTGCAACCGAAGGCACCTCGAACTATCCGGATGCCACCTTCACCCTGCGGCTTTCATTTGGCCCGGTCAGGAGTTATGAACAGGACGGAAAGACGATTGCCCCCATGACGACCATTGGCGGTGCTTACGAACACGAAGAAAAGCATGCGGGACAGGCCGACTACACGCTCCCCGAATCGTGGAAGAAAGCCAGGCCAAGCCTGAATCCAAACACTCGGCTGAACTTTGTGAGCACCGCAGACATTATTGGTGGCAACTCCGGTAGCCCGGTCGTGAATAAGAACCTTGAACTCATCGGATTGATTTTCGACGGTAACATCCAGTCCCTGACTTCGAATTTCATCTACACCGAAAAACAAAGCCGTTCTGTCTCCGTGCATTCCAGTGCGTTGCGTGAAGCGTTGCAGGTCGTCTACGGGGCTGACAGCCTGGTGGAACAGCTGGGGCGGTAGTCTGCGAGACTCGTTGTCTGTTCGCTTTTGTACGTCATCATCACGAATGATTCGCCTTCTCTGAAAGAATTCGTCGTGCCAGTTTTCAACCTTCATTCTGTTCGCGAAACCGTTCGCGTCGATCGCAAGCAAACCATGATTCGGATATTTCTGGTTGCCATTTTGTTGTGTCCCGCGTCTGTACGGGTTGAGGGACAGGAAGCCGACATTACGGAATCCGGACCGGCAGAAGCTTCGAAGCTGGAAACTCAACTGCTGAGTGGTGCCAGGCAATTGACGTTCGATGGCCGCCGCGCCGGAGAAGGCTATTTCAGCGCGGATGGTCGTCAGCTTGTCTTCCAGAGCGAACGCGAACCTGGCAATCCGTTCTATCAGATTTATCTGATGGACATGGAAACGGGTGCGACAGAGCGTGTATCACCAGGCACAGGCAAGACAACCTGCGCATGGGTTCATCCGAATGGTAAACGGGTTCTCTTTGCTTCCACCCACGAAGACCCGGATGCTTTGAATGAGCAAAAGCAGGAACTTGAGTTCCGCGAGTCCGGCAAGGAACGTCGTTATTCGTGGGACTATGATGAATTCTACGAGATCTACGAGTACGACCTCGACACAAAACAGTACAGCAAATTGACTGAAGCTCGAGGTTACGATGCAGAAGGGTCCTGGTCGCCGGATGGAAGCCTCATCGCGTTCGCATCGAATCGATCGGCGTGGGAAGACCAACTCAGCGAAGAACAGCAAAAACTGTTCGCGCAGGATCCGGCGTGGGCCAACGAAATCTACATCATGAGTTCAGACGGGACCAATCTGAAACGTCTGACGTCAAGCCCGGGGTATGACGGCGGACCGTTCTTCAGTCCGGACGGCAAACGCATCTGCTGGCGGCGATTTGCGGAAAACGGCGCCACCGCCGAAATCATGACAATGAACATCGATGGAACAGACCAGCGTCGATTAACCAACATTAAAGCGATGTCATGGGCTCCTTACTATCATCCCAGCGGACGTTACCTGATCTTCACAACCAACAAACACGGTTTCGCAAATTTTGAGTTGTACCTGGTGGATGCAGACGGTGCGCACGAACCCGTGCGAGTCACCTACACAGCCGGGTTCGACGGATTGCCGGTGTTCACGCCGGACGGAACTGGTTTAGCCTGGACGACCAACCGTACGGCCAGCGGGCAATCGCAAATCTTCATCGGTCACTGGAATCATGCGAAAGCTCTAAGCCTGCTTGACCTGAAACCGTCTGAATCCGTGACTGCCAACGCCTCATTGCCTGCCGCGACGGGGCCGATGGGTCGCTCTCCGGAAGCGCGGGGTGCGTTCGCGCCTGCAGATGCGGTTCGCCATGTTGAATACCTCTGCCGACCTCAGTTGGGCGGTCGACTGACCGGCACAAAAGGTGAAATACTGGCAACCAACTATGTGGCTCTCCACTTCGAGACATTGGGGCTTGAACCCGCTGGCGAAGACGGTTCGTGGTTTCAGCCGTTTGAATTCACAGCAGGTGTTTCTGCAGGTCCGAACAACAAACTGGTCGCAGGTGACCGATCGTATGAACTGAATCAGGAATGGCGTCCGCTTTCATTTGCTCAGAGCGGGACATTTGACGCTGCTGATGTTGTGTTTGCAGGATACGGGATCCGAGCCCCGGCCGGAGACGGTTTTGAAGAATACGATTCGTTCGTGCACCTGGATGTCCAGGACAAATGGATTCTTTGTTTTCGATTCATGCCCGAAGAAATTACCCCCGAACATCGCCAGTACTTATCTCGCTTCGCCAGCCTGCGGTTCAAGGCGATGCAGGCACGAGACCTGGGGGCTCGCGGATTGATTTTGATGAGCGGCCCGACCTCCGGCGTCCGGGATCAACTGGTGCCCCTTCAGTTTGACGGTTCGCTGTCCGGTACCAGCCTGCCGGTGATCAGTATCACAGATGATGTTGCTGGCGAGTGGTTGACGGCACGACGCAAAGATCTGAATACCCTGCAGTCGAAACTGGACAAGGGTGATCTTGTCATGGGCTTCCCTCTGAATGATCTGAAGATTTCTGCAACTGTTGACATGCAGCAGGAGAAGAAAAAAGGCCGCAATGTGCTGGGGCGACTTCAGGTCAACGACACGCCAGCCCACGAGATTGTTGTTGTCGGTGCTCATGTCGATCATCTCGGCACCGGAGCCAGTACGAATTCACTGGCCAGGGATGAAGAACAGTCTGGTATCCATTACGGTGCCGACGATAACGCATCGGGCGTCTCGGCGATGCTGCAGATTGCCGAAGCCATGGCACAGGCTAGAGATGCTGGCGAGCTGAAAGGGCACCGGGACGTTGTCTTTGCTGCCTGGTCGGGAGAAGAACTTGGGCTGCTGGGCTCCAGCCATTACGTCAAACAACTCGAAACCATGTTCAGCAAGCATGCCGCGGCGTTCGAAGAAGGCGAGGCCGATGGGAAGCCCGAGGATGCTGTCGAAAAAAGTACATCGGACTCAACAGGCCCAAACACCGGCGGTTTGCATCTTTACATCGCCGCATGTCTGAACATGGATATGGTGGGTCGGATGCAGGAAAAACTGGTGCTTCAGGGAACTGGATCATCAAGTGTCTGGCAGCGACTGGTCGAATCCGCCAACGTGCCTCTTGGCCTTCCAGTCAGCCTGCAGGCCGACAGTTATATTCCGACGGATGCCAGCGTGTTTTTCATGCACGGGGTCCCCATTCTTTCTGCCTTTACCGGAAATCATGGTGAATATCACACACCACGCGACACACCGGAAAAACTGAACTACGAAGGCATCTCAAAAATTGCCCACCTGATGAGCCTTGTCTGTCGGCAGCTGATCAGTATGGACAAATCTCCTGTTTACGTTTCTCAGGAGCGGCCGAAAGAAGGTCAGCGAAAGGCTGCCCTCAGAGCCTACCTGGGGTCAATTCCTGATTACGCAGAATCCGACATTAAAGGCGTTTTGTTAAGTGGTGTGAGTAAAGGCGCGCCCGCGGACAAAGCGGGCGTCAAAGGCGGCGATGTCATCGTTGAACTGGCAGGGCGCAAGATCGAAAACATCTACGACTACACCTACGCAATCGAAGCCCTCAAGATTGGCCAGGAAGTCTCGATCGCCGTTCAACGGGACGGAAAGCGGATCGAAATGAAGATTACCCCCGGATCAAGAGACTAGTGCAATGGATGATGAAAGTCCGGGCGCGAATAACGTCATTGTGACATTTGGCGAAATCATGGCGAGAATGGCGCCACCCGGTGTCCTTCGACTCTGCCAGACTTTGCCCGGGTCACTGGATGTTACCTTTGCCGGTGCAGAAGCGAATGTCTCTGCATCGCTTGCAATGCTCGGGGCAAGCACGCGTTTCATCACGGCTCTGCCCGACAACAATCCTCTTACCGATGCCTGTCTGAAAGACCTACGTGGCTTTGGCATTGACGTTTCAAAGATTCGTGTGGTCCCTCAGGGAAGGTTCGGAATCTATTTTGTTGAAACTGGTGCTAATCAGAGACCCAGCCGGGTGACTTACGATCGGCAGTACAGTGCCATCAGTCTGGCAACGCCGGATGATTTTGACTGGGCCTGCATTTTTGACAAGGCTGCATGGTTGCACATCACAGGCATTACGCCCGCACTGTCGTCGTCTGCGGCCAGTGTCACCCTGGAAGCCGTCCGTCAGGCTCGTGCAGCCGGTGTGCGAGTTTCCTGTGATGTGAATTTTCGTTCCACGTTATGGCGTTGGGATGCACAGAAGGCCCCGGCCGAACTTGCTGGCACGACGCTTCGCCAGCTGATGCCATACATCAATATGTTTTCCGCTGGTGAGGAAGACTGCCGCCTGATCGGCATGAATACGGCAGGCCTTCCGTCATACGAGTCTCAGCCTGTGGCACATCAGACAGAACTCGCAAGTCGAATTGTCGATGCGTGGCCGGACATAGAAGTTGTTTCGATGACCTGGAGACAAAGCCATTCGGCCTCTCACAACAACTGGGGCGGTGGTCTGTTTGATGCCGGAAGTCAGAAGTTCTACTACGCCCCGAATGTTGACGGAGAATTCAAGCCGTACGAAATTCGGAGCATTGTCGATCGCGTGGGGGGCGGCGACGCTCACATGGCTGCACTCCTGTATGGATTGAATTCCGCTCAGTTTCCGGATTTTCAGGCCATCGTCGAATTTGCCACTGCAGCATCCTGCCTAGCGCACTCAGTCGTCGGGGATTTTAATTTCGCGTCACAAACCGAGATTGCCGAGCTGGTGGCCGGGAGCGGGAGTGGTCGCGTTGTTCGATGACCGCTTCGATGACCATCGGGAACGGAAATCGGGCATTCAACCGAGCTCTTGCAAGTAGAAAAGTGCGGTCGCACTCTTCGGCTGAGTCTCCGTCGGATGGTGCTGAATGCCGGATTCTAAATTCAGGCCCCCCTGGCGATATCTCCGAATAAGAAAGGCCCGGCCTTGATTTCAAGGCCGGGCCTTTTTGACTTCACCAGCTTCGTATGAAAGGAAACAGGTCTGTCACCTTAGAATCAGTCGACTTAGTCAAATTCAGGTCGGCGACGTCCTAACTGTTCTTTGAGCCGAGCGACGATGCTGGAATGCATCTGGCTGACGCGAGATTCGGACAACCCAAGGGTATTGCCAATCTCTTTCATTGTAAGTTCTTCGTAGTAATAAAGGATGATGATCAGGCGTTCGTTGCGATTCAATCCTTTCGTGACCAGCTTCATCACATCCAGCTTCTGGATGCCTTCCGTTGGATCCTCGCTCTTTCCGTCCTGAACAACGTCGACTTCACGGACATCCTTATAGCTGTCCGTTTCGTACCACTTCTTGTCCAGACTCACCAGATTCACCGCGCTGGCTTCACTTTTGAGTCGTTCGAATTCGGTGATCGGCAGACCCATTTGTTCTGCAATCTCGACATCTGTGGGGGGCCGACCGACGCGAGCTTCAACAGCTTTACGGGCTGCCTCCATCTTGCTGGCTTTGCTTCGAACGAGTCGAGGGACCCAGTCCATCGTACGGAGTTCGTCCAGCATCGCACCGCGGATTCGGGGTACGCAGTAAGTTTCGAACTTCACGCCGCGTTCCATGTCGAAAGCCTCAATGGCGTCCATGAGTCCAAAGACTCCGGCGCTCATGAGGTCATTCAAATCGACTCCCTCGGGAAGCTTGGCCCAGACACGCTCTGCGTTGTATCTGACGAGCGGAAGGTACCGCTCCATGAGCCGGTTCCTGAGCTCCTGGTCAGTCTGGTCCTTTTTGAAATTGATCCAGACCTCAGAAACGTCTTCACTGACCTTGGTAGCCATTCAATCCTCCATGACGAACAGCAAGCGCTGAGAAAACCGGTACCTCGCCGTATCGTCAAGTATCGGCATCTGCAGATGCTGAAGTGCAGCAAAATCAATACGACGGTTACATTCAGACAATAAATCGCGACATCCTCTGCAAAGCTCGAAAACGAACTGAAGGACTGTCACGCTCAACACACCTGAATGTCACCGCATTGACTCAGCCTTTTCAGACCTGCCATTAGCAGCGTTGTTCGATTGTTCCGTAAAAAGATGGTCTCAGGCACAGATGTCTTCGTAAATTGATCCCGACCACTTCGGCATTTCATGCCGAAACCCGCAGGTCGTTCACACTGGATTTCACGAACACAACTGCCGTTGTTCCTGAACCACCATAACTATGTTTGGTCACTGACGGTCACTCGCCTCCAAAGCGGTTGACGCCAGATTCTGCCGGAAACATGCGATCAGACGATTGAACTCAAAGATGGCACCAGAATCAGCAGTGCAGATTCAGGAGCCACTCGACTGCCTCGCAGGGACTGGCGGGCGGGTTGATATCGGACACGGTTCGCGAATGTCCAGAGGGATGGCAAGCGGTTCTGGCGCCTTTTTTTTTACAATTCAGGGGTTCGGCAAATTCAACCGGATCTGTGTTCAAGCGTCGGCAGAAACCTTCCGTCAAGACCGATGCAGACCCGCCGAAAGCAGTTTGTCCTTGCAGAATCTGCAGAAACAACGCCGCGAAAGTCCGTTGATCGAGGACGGGAGCAAGCCGCGGATTGCCGAATGCGGCAGAGCTCAGACAGGAGGAGTTCGGAACGCCGCGTGGCTCCCAGAAAGCTGGCGATGTCGCACTGTTCGAATCCCGGTCGCGCAAAATCGCGACTTCTTCGCCACCAGTACTTCGCCCGAGTTTTTTCAGCTCGCGGTATGGCTCGGTGCCAGCGGTTGATGATGACCGACGACATCCTGACCATCA from Planctomycetaceae bacterium includes the following:
- a CDS encoding putative zinc-binding metallopeptidase, producing the protein MPERNTPPQSESGDPANCSWATYSDERLLKMRMCNLGIRLQGTVLEPRIERLYEELESRGIDFRPHCWVSDEWFSPDGIPGIAIPFYLLHPRLSRLEKKQMLEVEGGTEETCMRILRHEAGHTIDTAYRLSRRKRWQQLFGKRSAPYPKLYQPRPYSRSYVRHFDKWYAQSHPAEDFAETFAVWLKPRSGWKQRYKGWPALKKLQYVDDLMQEIGHSKPQLSSRQQIDPIKTIRKTLGEHYSARRDYYGIEQNTFYDCELLRLFSNAPRHRNKPSAAVFLQQNRAEFRRHIADWTGQYQYTVDEILREIIQRCRELGLRVDKSPTKTRQEALVMLTVQIMNCLKDGYHKVAL
- a CDS encoding S46 family peptidase, producing the protein MKNIVSECRRILTFAGIVVLFLASVCPSHHAPAVADEGMWLFTDLPKEYLKTTYGFEPSDEWAKELMMSCVRFNIGGSGSFVSSNGLVLTNHHVGSDTLYKLSTPERNIMENGFLAKTTEEELKAPDLELNQLVAIKDVTAEVNASVTTDMSTEDAVAARRAVIADIEKNALDASGLRSNVVTLFGGARYHLYQYRKYTDVRLVWAPETSAAFFGGDADNFEYPRFCLDACIFRVYDNGKPATTSHFLKWSANGPEENELVFVSGNPARTNRIYTTAALRYQRDHYMPYVLNSLRRTEIVLQQFGLRSTENARRAREDLFGIQNSRKARLGMLGGLQDPATFAMKTAAEKALLEKINSDDQLKPLAEAWKTIEETSAQRAKLLGQEISLRSQLFGIAETLVEMIEEDQKPSAKRLPEYADAGRESLLQQLYSEAPIYEDLEQVLLADSIARTLELRGADDELCQQILAGKSPADRAAELVRGTKLKDVAQRKAAVSAGINGLQASEDPLIQLARTVLPEIHRVRKINDEIAEKEKQAYAKIAEARFATEGTSNYPDATFTLRLSFGPVRSYEQDGKTIAPMTTIGGAYEHEEKHAGQADYTLPESWKKARPSLNPNTRLNFVSTADIIGGNSGSPVVNKNLELIGLIFDGNIQSLTSNFIYTEKQSRSVSVHSSALREALQVVYGADSLVEQLGR
- a CDS encoding M20/M25/M40 family metallo-hydrolase; translation: MPVFNLHSVRETVRVDRKQTMIRIFLVAILLCPASVRVEGQEADITESGPAEASKLETQLLSGARQLTFDGRRAGEGYFSADGRQLVFQSEREPGNPFYQIYLMDMETGATERVSPGTGKTTCAWVHPNGKRVLFASTHEDPDALNEQKQELEFRESGKERRYSWDYDEFYEIYEYDLDTKQYSKLTEARGYDAEGSWSPDGSLIAFASNRSAWEDQLSEEQQKLFAQDPAWANEIYIMSSDGTNLKRLTSSPGYDGGPFFSPDGKRICWRRFAENGATAEIMTMNIDGTDQRRLTNIKAMSWAPYYHPSGRYLIFTTNKHGFANFELYLVDADGAHEPVRVTYTAGFDGLPVFTPDGTGLAWTTNRTASGQSQIFIGHWNHAKALSLLDLKPSESVTANASLPAATGPMGRSPEARGAFAPADAVRHVEYLCRPQLGGRLTGTKGEILATNYVALHFETLGLEPAGEDGSWFQPFEFTAGVSAGPNNKLVAGDRSYELNQEWRPLSFAQSGTFDAADVVFAGYGIRAPAGDGFEEYDSFVHLDVQDKWILCFRFMPEEITPEHRQYLSRFASLRFKAMQARDLGARGLILMSGPTSGVRDQLVPLQFDGSLSGTSLPVISITDDVAGEWLTARRKDLNTLQSKLDKGDLVMGFPLNDLKISATVDMQQEKKKGRNVLGRLQVNDTPAHEIVVVGAHVDHLGTGASTNSLARDEEQSGIHYGADDNASGVSAMLQIAEAMAQARDAGELKGHRDVVFAAWSGEELGLLGSSHYVKQLETMFSKHAAAFEEGEADGKPEDAVEKSTSDSTGPNTGGLHLYIAACLNMDMVGRMQEKLVLQGTGSSSVWQRLVESANVPLGLPVSLQADSYIPTDASVFFMHGVPILSAFTGNHGEYHTPRDTPEKLNYEGISKIAHLMSLVCRQLISMDKSPVYVSQERPKEGQRKAALRAYLGSIPDYAESDIKGVLLSGVSKGAPADKAGVKGGDVIVELAGRKIENIYDYTYAIEALKIGQEVSIAVQRDGKRIEMKITPGSRD
- a CDS encoding sugar kinase is translated as MDDESPGANNVIVTFGEIMARMAPPGVLRLCQTLPGSLDVTFAGAEANVSASLAMLGASTRFITALPDNNPLTDACLKDLRGFGIDVSKIRVVPQGRFGIYFVETGANQRPSRVTYDRQYSAISLATPDDFDWACIFDKAAWLHITGITPALSSSAASVTLEAVRQARAAGVRVSCDVNFRSTLWRWDAQKAPAELAGTTLRQLMPYINMFSAGEEDCRLIGMNTAGLPSYESQPVAHQTELASRIVDAWPDIEVVSMTWRQSHSASHNNWGGGLFDAGSQKFYYAPNVDGEFKPYEIRSIVDRVGGGDAHMAALLYGLNSAQFPDFQAIVEFATAASCLAHSVVGDFNFASQTEIAELVAGSGSGRVVR
- a CDS encoding FliA/WhiG family RNA polymerase sigma factor → MATKVSEDVSEVWINFKKDQTDQELRNRLMERYLPLVRYNAERVWAKLPEGVDLNDLMSAGVFGLMDAIEAFDMERGVKFETYCVPRIRGAMLDELRTMDWVPRLVRSKASKMEAARKAVEARVGRPPTDVEIAEQMGLPITEFERLKSEASAVNLVSLDKKWYETDSYKDVREVDVVQDGKSEDPTEGIQKLDVMKLVTKGLNRNERLIIILYYYEELTMKEIGNTLGLSESRVSQMHSSIVARLKEQLGRRRPEFD